In Syngnathus typhle isolate RoL2023-S1 ecotype Sweden linkage group LG14, RoL_Styp_1.0, whole genome shotgun sequence, one genomic interval encodes:
- the lurap1 gene encoding leucine rich adaptor protein 1, with amino-acid sequence MTMMDDGTSCENTPDLRDIEAKIGRKTPEGLLRWMRDEAASLRGEDKLAPAAQETTKETGKKSLDEKITILKTEMAHLRSADIKILQQLLAVHEGIEAVKWLLEERSTLTSRCSSLTSSQYSLGEGPDTSWRGSWSSLHDSNDKLDNISIGSYLDTLADDMDEYCPSSSESVVVCSSTPQVSEAPAGGRTAEVSSAKVSATATGQKPTETGHGAPIDIHSRSNENLISDVNGNGVAGGERGKIFVPNNIPEAKPEALVCTKLAEAGSVSLNATLSQSTKANGKVEKTTATGSRARMALKQSPKCKAYKNGKVDLDTCKVGNGRMHLEYDAHWRWVQSQEDVTFL; translated from the exons ATGACCATGATGGATGACGGAACTTCTTGCGAGAACACTCCGGACCTAAGAGACATAGAGGCGAAGATCGGCCGCAAGACCCCCGAGGGCTTGCTCAGGTGGATGCGGGATGAGGCAGCCTCTCTCCGGGGAGAAGACAAACTGGCCCCCGCCGCGCAGGAAACCACCAAGGAGACTGGAAAGAAAAGCCTCGATGAAAAGATAACAATATTGAAGACCGAGATG GCACACTTGCGCTCGGCGGACATTAAGATCCTACAGCAGTTGCTGGCCGTCCACGAGGGCATCGAGGCAGTCAAATGGTTGCTGGAAGAGCGCAGCACGCTCACCAGCCGATGCAGCAGCCTGACCAGCAGCCAGTACAGTCTGGGCGAAGGCCCCGACACCTCCTGGAGAGGCTCCTGGAGCAGCCTTCACGACTCCAACGACAAGCTGGACAACATTTCCATCGGCAGTTACCTGGACACCCTGGCCGACGATATGGATGAATACTGTCCCTCCAGCTCAGAGTCGGTGGTCGTCTGCTCTTCCACGCCGCAGGTCTCCGAGGCTCCCGCGGGGGGCCGGACGGCGGAGGTCTCCTCGGCCAAGGTCTCTGCTACGGCGACTGGACAGAAGCCTACAGAGACTGGCCATGGAGCTCCAATTGACATTCACTCCCGATCAAACGAGAACCTTATCAGTGATGTCAATGGAAACGGGGTCGCTGGAGGTGAAAGGGGAAAGATATTCGTTCCCAACAACATTCCAGAAGCCAAGCCAGAGGCTTTAGTTTGCACCAAGTTGGCGGAGGCAGGCTCGGTTTCTTTGAACGCTACCTTGAGCCAGAGCACCAAGGCCAACGGGAAGGTGGAGAAGACGACGGCGACCGGCAGCCGCGCTCGCATGGCCCTCAAACAGAGCCCCAAATGTAAAGCTTACAAAAATGGGAAGGTTGACTTGGATACTTGCAAAGTTGGAAACGGCAGAATGCATCTGGAGTATGATGCTCACTGGCGCTGGGTGCAGTCACAAGAAGATGTGACCTTTTTGTGA
- the ttc22 gene encoding tetratricopeptide repeat protein 22: MEADKTKDIESLMEDMDYIPGHFHLDLNLNCDPVGPLKLRHRDTYLKQESLKGELEAESGYLQYAVRNLLGLLAFHLDHLQTAEEIFRGICKEDPGNLNAWANLGYVYDKLGRELDSGECVEKVSQLMGLDGEEPTKEDGSRQMAARCLAEQAYVYPYDVELERDEDLRDKLTAALMLFNKALDYGGHLIPVEEKRSWYFKMATIYIRLDDIVKTKGDAEYSRLSQYNKALRLLTETLESERTQQKALSWCYVGIMLERQDEFTTVPMSIHNCGYSATDPLSCYGNAIKLANDDAFILNLLAKLFFLLGKHEMATGICNMALNVLPDPELNWQAYCTLAKINTTLYIRDLEKAKSGEGGVPDRQMLSEAQRNLDRVVAVCPCLRTHLEMARVYYYMGVDALQESLLVDEGAINNALVSLSQARLYQLGDSLPDLHLLRGRCLLLKGEEQNAADCFKCALDLERASSSDTAALRCLLQALLAVFIQGGPEVNHVITQMEQCLQRAEEKYPEDVVKAELRCLYRSNTPEVTELSRALIRTGRMQLVRRLLQTVAPKQTDKKRTLGRSLSFA; the protein is encoded by the exons ATGGAAGCGGACAAAACAAAGGACATTGAGTCCTTGATGGAGGACATGGATTACATTCCTGGTCACTTCCACTTGGACCTAAACCTCAACTGTGATCCCGTCGGACCTTTGAAACTGAGACACAGAGACACTTACCTGAAACAGGAGAGTCTCAAGGGGGAGCTGGAGGCTGAATCTGGATATTTACAGTATGCTGTTCGCAATCTTCTTGGACTACTGGCTTTTCATCTGGACCACCTTCAAACTGCAGAGGAAATATTCAG AGGCATTTGCAAAGAAGATCCGGGGAACCTCAACGCTTGGGCCAACCTTGGCTACGTGTACGACAAGCTGGGAAGAGAGCTGGATTCCGGGGAATGTGTGGAGAAAGTGTCCCAACTGATGGGCTTAGATGGTGAGGAGCCCACCAAGGAAGACGGCAGCAGGCAAATGGCGGCCCGCTGCCTGGCAGAGCAGGCCTACGTTTACCCCTATGATGTGGAGCTGGAAAGAGACGAGGACTTGAGGGACAAACTGACTGCAGCCCTGATGCTCTTTAACAAAGCTCTGGACTACGGCGGGCACCTG ATACCAGTGGAAGAAAAACGAAGCTGGTACTTCAAGATGGCGACCATTTATATCAg ACTAGATGACATAGTAAAAACCAAAGGGGATGCTGAATATTCCAGACTCTCTCAATATAATAAGGCCTTAAGGCTTCTCACGGAAACGcttgaatcggagagaacacaACAAAAAG CTCTTTCCTGGTGTTACGTTGGCATCATGCTGGAGAGACAGGACGAGTTCACCACAGTGCCCATGTCCATACACAATTGCGGCTACTCAGCTACCGATCCCTTGTCCTGCTATGGAAAT GCTATCAAGTTGGCCAATGATGACGCCTTCATCCTCAACCTCCTGGCCAAGCTCTTCTTTCTGCTGGGCAAGCACGAGATGGCCACAGGGATCTGCAACATGGCTCTCAATGTGCTGCCTGACCCGGAGCTCAATTGGCAGGCCTACTGCACCCTTGCCAAG ATCAACACGACGCTTTACATCCGAGACCTAGAAAAGGCCAAAAGCGGGGAAGGCGGTGTCCCAGACAGACAAATGTTAAGCGAGGCCCAGAGAAACCTGGACAGAGTCGTGGCTGTGTGTCCTTGCTTGAGGACTCACCTGGAGATGGCGCGG GTGTATTACTACATGGGTGTAGATGCACTGCAGGAGAGCCTCTTAGTGGACGAGGGGGCAATAAATAACGCCTTGGTGAGTCTGTCCCAGGCCCGACTGTACCAATTGGGAGACAGCTTGCCTGATCTGCACTTGCTCAGAGGACGCTGCCTCCTACTGAAGGGCGAGGAACAAAACGCCGCAGACTGTTTCAAATGCGCTCTGGACTTGGAAAGAGCATCAAGTAGCGACACCGCGGCCCTGCGCTGCCTCCTCCAGGCCTTGCTGGCCGTGTTCAtccagggagggccggaggtcaACCACGTTATCACCCAGATGGAGCAGTGTTTGCAGAGGGCTGAGGAGAAGTACCCCGAGGACGTGGTGAAGGCCGAGCTGAGGTGCCTGTACCGGAGCAACACGCCGGAGGTCACCGAGCTGTCTCGAGCCCTCATCAGGACGGGACGAATGCAGCTGGTCAGAAGGCTACTGCAGACTGTGGCGCCGAAACAAACGGACAAGAAAAGAACACTTGGCAGATCTTTGTCCTTTGCGTGA
- the LOC133166634 gene encoding cornifelin homolog B-like, whose amino-acid sequence MATQPALTEWNSELMDCFEDASTCCYGFWCCPCMACTVAGRYGENRCLPLCDICAPALCVIFEIPLFAPPAVLSLRASMRSKYGIKGSICKDILASCFCVWCSWCQMHRELKHRSQVPTIINVVNQTVVTQPAPMMMTIQNAAPPPPAYQYAVQK is encoded by the exons ATGGCAACCCAACCAGCTCTCACAGAGTGGAACAGTGAGCTCATGGACTGCTTTGAAGATGCCAGCACTT gctGCTACGGTTTCTGGTGCTGCCCCTGCATGGCCTGCACGGTGGCAGGGCGATACGGAGAGAACCGATGTCTGCCCTTGTGTGACATCTGCGCTCCTGCCTTGTGTGTCATTTTCGAGATCCCTCTGTTTGCGCCTCCCGCAGTCTTGTCTCTGAGGGCAAGCATGCGAAGCAAGTATGGTATCAAG GGCTCCATTTGTAAGGACATTCTTGCTTCCTGCTTCTGCGTGTGGTGCAGCTGGTGTCAGATGCACCGTGAGCTCAAACACCGAAGCCAAGTTCCAACCATCATTAACGTGGTCAACCAAACTGTGGTCACTCAGCCTGCTCCTATGATGATGACCATCCAAAACGCagcacctcctcctcctgcttatCAATACGCCGTTCAAAAATAA
- the LOC133166633 gene encoding cornifelin homolog B-like — translation MKMESGPALTEWNTDLMDCFESASTCCYGFWCCPCMACTVAGRYGENRCLPLCDILSPALCVICEIPLVVPPAVLSLRANMRSKYGIKGSLCKDVIASCFCMWCSWCQMHRELKYRSETPTIINVVNQTVVSQPAPMMMTTQEPPPYYVPHPHSQFLKS, via the exons ATGAAGATGGAATCGGGACCAGCGCTCACTGAGTGGAACACTGACCTCATGGACTGCTTTGAAAGTGCCAGTACTT gctGCTACGGTTTCTGGTGTTGCCCCTGCATGGCCTGCACGGTGGCAGGGCGATACGGAGAGAACCGATGTCTGCCCTTGTGTGACATCCTTAGCCCTGCCTTGTGTGTCATTTGCGAGATCCCTCTGGTTGTGCCCCCCGCAGTCTTGTCTCTGAGAGCAAATATGCGAAGCAAGTATGGTATCAAG GGCTCCCTTTGTAAGGACGTCATTGCTTCCTGCTTCTGCATGTGGTGCAGCTGGTGTCAGATGCACCGTGAGCTCAAATACCGAAGCGAAACTCCAACCATCATTAACGTGGTTAACCAAACCGTGGTCTCTCAGCCTGCTCCTATGATGATGACCACGCAAGAGCCTCCTCCCTATTACGTTCCTCACCCACATTCGCAGTTTCTGAAGAGCTGA
- the ttc4 gene encoding tetratricopeptide repeat protein 4 has protein sequence MASPAKQNDSDDDDVFAEAFKRHKYKNAFNEDKWEEEFDKIPMFMKTVPDEIDPKDYPELAHLQAIIHDEDRTPEEKAHSLKNEGNEFFKEKNYQKAIVAYTAALKNKCGDQDLDTVLLTNRAAAHFHLGNLRSSLNDAAAAKKIKPDHLKALIRGAQCCVELRKFSTAVQWCEEALKAHPTDKKLLELRTTADKHKRSAERDARKAKVKEKKLNNEKEALMAAIKERGVKLLKPAKPHQSGSDSDHDDGASTEIAELSSDGLSSHKATGAQVFLDEQRVLHWPVMFLCPEHQQSDFISAFCENSSFFDHFAVMFGDELPPWDVDRKYHLQNLQLYFEDEERETLYKVDPETSLLKVLQHKRFFVKVGTPSFIILVNGSTFRKQYLTGKKISAL, from the exons ATGGCCTCCCCCGCTAAACAAAATGACAGTGACGATGACGACGTTTTCGCAGAAGCCTTCAAGCGCCATAAATACAAAAATGCCTTCAATGAAGACAAATGGGAAGAG GAGTTTGATAAAATACCCATGTTCATGAAAACGGTACCCGATGAGATCGACCCCAAAGACTATCCCGAGCTCGCTCATCTCCAAGCGATCATCCACGATGAAGACCGGACCCCAGAGG aaaaagcgcacagttTGAAGAATGAGGGCAATGaatttttcaaagaaaagaatTACCAAAAGGCCATAGTGGCATACACGGCAGCTTTGAAGAATAAATGCGGTGACCAAGATCTGGATACTGTTCTTCTCACCAACCGAGCCGCTGCACACTTTCATCTTG GGAACTTGCGATCTTCACTGAATGATGCTGCAGCTGCAAAGAAGATCAAACCGGACCATCTTAAAGCCTTGATTCGAG GTGCTCAGTGTTGCGTTGAGTTGCGGAAATTCTCGACAGCCGTTCAGTGGTGTGAAGAGGCTCTTAAAGCTCATCCTACAGATAAGAAGTTGCTGGAGCTGAGGACAACTGCAGACAAACACAAA AGGTCAGCCGAAAGAGATGCGAGAAAGGCCAAGGTCAAAgaaaagaagttgaataatgagaAAGAAGCTCTCATGGCTGCAATCAAG GAACGAGGCGTCAAGCTCCTCAAGCCCGCGAAGCCTCATCAGTCGGGTTCAGACAGCGACCATGACGACGGGGCCTCGACTGAAATAGCCGAGCTGAGCTCGGATGGTCTCAGCTCTCACAAGGCCACGGGAGCTCAGGTCTTCCTAGATGAGCAGCGTGTCCTGCATTGGCCTGTGATGTTCCTCTGTCCGGAACATCAGCAGAGTGACTTCATCTCTGCTTTCTGCGAGAACAGCAG CTTTTTCGATCACTTTGCTGTCATGTTTGGGGACGAACTCCCACCTTGGGATGTGGACAGAAAATATCACTTGCAAAATCTGCAG CTGTATTTTGAGGATGAGGAGAGGGAGACGCTCTACAAAGTTGACCCAGAAACGTCACTTTTAAAAGTATTGCAACACAAAAG GTTTTTTGTCAAGGTTGGCACGCCCAGCTTCATCATTTTAGTTAATGGCTCGACATTCCGGAAGCAATATTTAACCGGAAAGAAAATCTCGGCGTTGTGA
- the pars2 gene encoding probable proline--tRNA ligase, mitochondrial, whose amino-acid sequence MEAVTHRIGHKVFWSIQRTGFLCRRNHSAFAEPTAPPASSSSSSSPSHGRRMKVPLLVSRLYQPSNLRDMGPDMHGEVTCKSQRLMLQAGLIHPSNPGCYYYLPAAVRSMEKLVKVIDQEMQQIGGQKLDMPSLCSADLWRTSERWDLMGKELFRLKDRHGVDYCLGPTHEEAVTNLVAHQTTLSYRQLPLLLYQITRKFRDEQKPRFGLLRGREFYMKDMYSFDVSEEAAYETYESVCHAYTRIFGRLGLRCVQVQADTGNIGGKLSHEFQLPADVGEDRLLVCGSCSFSANVETVVSNRTECPQCKTATLTESKGIEVGHTFYLGKKYSDMFNAAFSNAQNKPSVAEMGCYGLGVTRILAAAIEVMSTDEKIRWPGLLAPYQVCVLPPKKGSKAAEAAAMAEELVHTLGETLPHLRGEVVFDDRTQMTIGKRLKDADRLGYPYVVVVGQGALEETPRFEVICQQTDETLSLSKDELFCLLGKVEIM is encoded by the exons ATGGAAGCTGTAACGCATCGAATTGGACACAAAGTCTTCTGGAGCATCCAAAGAACAGGATTCCTTTGCCGCAGGAACCACTCGGCCTTTGCTGAGCCGACTGCTCCTCccgcgtcatcatcatcatcatcatccccaTCCCACGGCAGGCGAATGAAAGTCCCTCTCCTGGTCTCTCGTCTCTATCAGCCGTCAAACCTGCGTGACATGGGCCCCGACATGCATGGAGAAGTTACCTGTAAGAGCCAGCGGCTCATGCTGCAGGCAGGACTCATTCATCCTTCTAATCCAGGATGCTACTACTACCTTCCTGCCGCTGTGCGCTCCATGGAGAAATTG GTGAAAGTGATCGACCAGGAGATGCAGCAGATAGGTGGGCAAAAGCTGGACATGCCCAGTTTGTGCTCGGCTGATCTGTGGAGAACCAGCGAGCGTTGGGACTTGATGGGAAAGGAGCTGTTCCGTCTGAAAGATCGCCATGGCGTCGACTACTGTTTGGGACCCACGCATGAAGAGGCCGTGACCAATCTGGTGGCTCACCAGACCACTCTGTCCTACAGACAGCTGCCTCTACTCCTATACCAG ATCACCCGCAAATTTCGAGATGAGCAAAAGCCAAGGTTTGGTCTGCTTCGAGGAAGGGAGTTCTACATGAAGGACATGTATTCTTTTGATGTGAGTGAGGAAGCCGCTTACGAGACCTACGAATCTGTGTGCCACGCGTACACTCGGATCTTCGGGCGGCTGGGCCTGCGTTGCGTGCAAGTGCAGGCCGACACGGGGAACATCGGTGGAAAACTCTCCCATGAATTCCAGCTGCCCGCGGACGTCGGTGAAGACAGGCTTCTGGTCTGCGGGAGCTGCTCCTTCTCTGCCAACGTAGAGACAGTGGTGTCCAACAGAACCGAGTGCCCACAGTGCAAAACCGCTACCCTTACCGAGTCCAAGGGCATCGAGGTGGGCCACACCTTTTACCTGGGCAAAAAATATTCGGACATGTTTAACGCCGCTTTCAGCAACGCCCAAAACAAGCCGAGCGTTGCGGAAATGGGCTGCTACGGCCTCGGAGTGACGCGCATTCTCGCCGCGGCCATCGAGGTGATGTCGACGGATGAAAAGATCCGCTGGCCAGGTCTTCTAGCCCCTTACCAGGTTTGTGTTTTACCCCCCAAGAAGGGCAGCAAGGCAGCTGAGGCAGCCGCTATGGCTGAAGAGCTGGTTCACACATTAGGAGAGACGTTGCCGCATCTGAGAGGCGAGGTTGTTTTTGATGACCGCACCCAAATGACCATCGGCAAGAGGCTGAAGGACGCCGACCGACTGGGCTACCCGTATGTGGTTGTGGTCGGACAGGGGGCGCTAGAGGAAACACCCAGGTTTGAGGTGATCTGTCAGCAGACTGATGAGACATTGTCTTTAAGTAAGGATGAGTTATTCTGTCTTTTGGGAAAAGTGGAAATCATGTGA
- the insl5a gene encoding insulin-like 5a, with protein MRALVVLPLLLCVMAWVGSAKSEVKAVKLCGREFLRAVVYTCGGSRWRRFQAESDMDGVSTGEENTLESLPSIRTSPGSDLSRRDMNNILTTVCCQVGCRKSDLAFLC; from the exons ATGCGTGCTCTTGTGGTCTTGCCTCTGCTGCTTTGTGTCATGGCGTGGGTTGGCAGCGCAAAAAGCGAGGTCAAAGCGGTGAAACTGTGCGGCCGGGAGTTCCTGAGAGCTGTGGTGTACACTTGCGGAGGATCCCGTTGGAGGAGGTTCCAAGCAGAGTCAGACATGGATG GTGTGTCCACAGGAGAGGAGAACACTTTGGAAAGTTTGCCAAGTATCAGAACCAGCCCAGGCTCAGACTTGAGCAGGCGGGACATGAACAATATCCTTACTACAGTGTGCTGCCAGGTTGGCTGCAGGAAGAGCGACCTCGCCTTCCTCTGCTGA
- the sgip1a gene encoding SH3-containing GRB2-like protein 3-interacting protein 1 isoform X2: MMEGLKKRTRKAFGIRKKEKDNDSTGSPDREGGSQRKTNGTPNGFTGEIDWERYNSPEVDEEGYSIRPEDEAEQENCPKSHFFSSDESEGEEEHRKKFKIKIKPLPADQVVSVPSVEELKASIGNIALSPSPLRRSPGLKRNPSSEEIVRPRRVVPTVAAAPALASQAPSSSSQPTSASEETTDLFGPPLETAFGEQKIEVVLSESDVWGATVSEPESSLTRAFPTGTPPPLPPKNVPTSPLTTDPVSTHDTEAENSTRKKSIADLDNLFGPEQGAPVNENAGDTWVCFAEQSSDGPHLPAEPAPPLNLSPPPPEEAAPPLPASPPPPESPAPPLPASPPPTQDTTSHPPKAPSPKEVQMTTLPSSEEPSVPSGPSTAEDRNPLSPTASSLPSPKELASPPTSTPDTPAGIPPAPKASPPPSATLPEKETAATRSLPPIQTKNTDDEDEGEIATSPKDASQGNRTTPPPPPPPTYRTVVSSPGPTSGAPATKSGSSSPVRPATPSSVNPPPPPPRPPSRPKLPPGKPSVGDTNRPFSPPVHAAASQPPVAPLARAESTSSISSTNSLSAATTPTISKDLSVSENDQPSLVWFDRGKFYLTFEGCSRGPSPLTMGAQDTLPVAAAFTETVNAFFKGADPGKCVVKIIGEMVLSFPAGITRHFANNPSPAVLTFSISNYNRLEHVLPNPQLLCCDTATQAKADAKDFWVNMPNLIAHLKKVSEQKPQATYYNVDMLKYQVSVQGPVSTPLNLAVSWRCEATSTDLRIDYKYNGEAMSTPMALNNVQFLVPVDGGVSKLQAVLPPAAWNAEQHRILWKIPDISQKSENGGVGSLLARFQLTEGPSQPAPLAVQFTSEGSTLSGCDIELAGPGYRFSLVKKRFAAGKYLADN, translated from the exons TGCCCCAAATCCCATTTCTTCTCTTCTGACGAGTCGGAAGGAGAGGAAGAGCACAGGAAAAAGTTCAAAATTAAGATTAAGCCGCTCCCGGCCGATCAAGTTGTTTCAGTGCCCTCGGTTGAAGAACTCAAAGCCTCCATAGGCAACATTGCGCTCTCCCCTTCGCCTCTG AGACGTAGCCCG GGATTGAAAAGGAACCCCTCCA GTGAAGAGATTGTCAGACCAAGACGTGTTGTTCCCACCGTGGCCGCCGCACCTGCTCTTGCATCACAAGCTCCCAG TAGCAGCAGCCAGCCAACATCAGCGTCCGAAGAAACTACAGATTTATTTGGGCCTCCTTTGGAAACCGCATTCGGAGAACAGAAAATAGAAG TGGTTCTGTCTGAGTCTGATGTGTGGGGGGCTACTGTGTCAGAGCCCGAGTCTTCTTTGACAAGAGCTTTCCCCACAGGAA ctccacccccacttccacccaAGAACGTCCCGACATCGCCTCTGACAACTGACCCTGTCTCTAcacatgacacag AAGCTGAGAATTCAACAAGAAAGAAATCCATAGCTGACTTGGACAATCTTTTTGGACCAGAGCAGGGTGCCCCCGTAAATGAGAATGCAGGTGACACTTGGGTGTGCTTCGCTGAGCAGTCTTCTGACGGGCCACATCTACCTGCTGAGCCAGCACCTCCGCTTAATCTTTCGCCCCCTCCTCCGGAGGAGGCAGCACCTCCATTACCAgcttcccccccaccccctgaaTCTCCTGCCCCACCTTTACCTGCATCGCCACCTCCAACACAAGACACAACATCTCATCCCCCTAAAGCTCCTTCTCCAAAAGAAGTTCAGATGACCACTCTCCCAAGTTCAGAGGAGCCTTCTGTCCCATCAGGGCCTTCGACAGCCGAAGACCGAAATCCTCTCTCGCCGACCGCTTCGTCCCTCCCGTCACCCAAGGAGCTTGCGTCTCCTCCGACTTCAACTCCCGATACACCAGCCGGCATCCCGCCAGCTCCCAAAGCGAGCCCGCCCCCTTCAGCGACTTTGCCTGAAAAGGAAACGGCGGCAACACGCTCCCTTCCACCAATCCAGACGAAGAATACAGATGACGAGGATGAAGGTGAAATTGCCACTTCCCCCAAAGATGCAAGCCAGGGTAACCGTACTAcacctccaccacctcctcccCCAACGTACCGGACGGTGGTGTCGTCCCCAGGCCCGACATCGGGTGCGCCCGCTACAAAAAGCG GTTCCTCCTCTCCGGTACGGCCTGCCACTCCTTCAAGCGTCaacccgcctcctcctccaccccgACCCCCTTCACGACCCAAACTTCCACCAGGAAAACCAAGTGTAGGAGATACT AATCGTCCATTTAGTCCACCAGTTCATGCAGCAGCCAGTCAGCCTCCAGTTGCTCCTCTGGCCCGGGCGGAGAGCACCTCTTCCATCTCCTCCACCAACTCCCTGAGTGCTGCTACCACTCCCACAATCAGTAAAGACCTCTCTGTGTCAG AGAATGACCAGCCATCCCTTGTATGGTTTGACAGAGGGAAGTTTTATTTAACCTTTGAAG GCTGCTCCAGAGGACCAAGTCCTCTCACCATGGGGGCTCAGGACACGCTCCCTGTGGCTGCTGCATTCACCGAGACGGTCAATGCCTTCTTTAAAGGGGCCGACCCTGGCAA ATGTGTTGTGAAGATCATAGGTGAGATGGTTTTGTCGTTTCCAGCGGGAATCACAAGGCACTTTGCCAATAACCCGTCCCCCGCTGTGTTAACCTTCAGCATAAGCAACTACAATCGACTGGAGCATGTGTTGCCTAACCCCCAGCTGCTCTGCTG CGACACCGCCACGCAAGCCAAGGCTGATGCCAAGGACTTCTGGGTGAACATGCCCAACCTGATAGCCCATCTCAAGAAAGTATCGGAACAGAAGCCACAGGCAACCTACTATAACGTGGACATGCTGAAGTATCAG GTATCGGTGCAGGGTCCCGTGTCCACACCTTTAAATCTGGCCGTGAGCTGGCGCTGTGAAGCCACCAGCACAGACCTGAGGATAGACTACAAATATAACGGCGAAGCCATGTCGACGCCCATGGCGCTTAACAACGTCCAGTTTCTAGTCCCGGTTGATGGAGGCGTTTCCAAACTCCAGGCTGTCTTACCCCCAGCGGCATG GAATGCGGAACAGCACAGAATCCTTTGGAAGATTCCAGATATCTCGCAGAAATCTGAAAATGGAG GTGTTGGATCTTTGTTAGCCCGCTTCCAGCTAACAGAAGGCCCAAGTCAACCAGCTCCACTGGCTGTGcagttcacgagtgagggcagcaCACTGTCAGGCTGTGATATCGAACTGGCCGGGCCTGGCTATCGCTTCTCGCTGGTCAAAAAGAGGTTCGCCGCTG GAAAATACCTGGCGGACAACTAA